The DNA region GTGGGACGCGACGGGAGCGATTGCCAACCGTGTGTTTATGGTGCAACCATCCGTTGTAACGAGCATGTACAGCGCCAATACGCGCGTCGAACACCAACCGTGGCTCGAGGAACTCGAGCAGGCCGCGGATCGACTCGAGCTGACGGGCGAGGCTCGCTCGACGGCCGCCGATCTCTTTCTCGCGAATGTCCCCGAGGCCGACCGATCGAAGCCGGCGGTGTTGGCGGCGAGCATCTACGCCGGGTCGCTCGTCGCGGGCGACGGTCGCACTCAGTGTGCCGTCGCCGACGCGGCAGACGTCTC from Natronosalvus rutilus includes:
- a CDS encoding transcription initiation factor IIB family protein, with amino-acid sequence MYSANTRVEHQPWLEELEQAADRLELTGEARSTAADLFLANVPEADRSKPAVLAASIYAGSLVAGDGRTQCAVADAADVSRLSIQQRWKDLLAGAGLEPPKW